One Setaria italica strain Yugu1 chromosome II, Setaria_italica_v2.0, whole genome shotgun sequence DNA segment encodes these proteins:
- the LOC105913779 gene encoding L10-interacting MYB domain-containing protein-like, translating into MPEIDWNLENTRVLCVLFAEQVEKGNRPNTHLNALGYAEVEKGFKERTGIVATKGQIKNKWDKFKEDFKAWRKKARADIPGCGKFKKKGLENEDELAKCFADITTIGINHWSPHVVNVEATENVDVTQDEATNFEPEGDDFIPETQEEDIGISPSPASGKIPARPVDRSGKKMKSGNAFLIQEAVTSMASSANEYVSKRHGKYYIEEVMEVVIACGAGYDSNEHYMASELFVKKEQREMFMTLPTNEIRFNWLRRKYNDKYEK; encoded by the exons ATGCCAGAAATTGATTGGAATTTGGAGAACACTCGAGTGCTGTGTGTGTTGTTTGCCGAACAAGTTGAAAAAGGAAATCGGccaaacacacacttgaatGCACTTGGTTATGCTGAGGTTGAGAAGGGGTTCAAGGAAAGGACTGGAATTGTGGCTACCAAGGGtcagatcaagaacaaatgggacaaGTTTAAGGAAGATTTCAAAGCATGGA ggaaaaaagctaGAGCT GACATTCCAGGTTGTGGCAAGTTCAAAAAGAAGGGCcttgagaatgaagatgaattagCCAAGTGTTTTGCTGACATTACTACTATTGGTATTAATCATTGGTCTCCTCATGTTGTGAATGTTGAAGCAACCGAAAATGTTGATGTGACGCAAGATGAGGCAACCAATTTTGAGCCAGAAGGTGATGATTTCATTCCTGAAACACAAGAGGAGGATATTGGTATTTCTCCTTCACCTGCGAGTGGCAAGATACCGGCAAGGCCTGTTGACAGGAGTGGTAAAAAAATGAAGTCTGGAAATGCATTCCTAATTCAAGAAGCAGTAACAAGTATGGCAAGTTCAGCCAATGAATATGTTTCGAAGAGACATGGAAAATATTATATTGAGGAAGTGATGGAGGTTGTGATTGCTTGTGGGGCCGGCTATGATAGCAATGAACATTACATGGCATCTgaactgtttgtgaagaaggagcaaagggagatgttcatgaccttgcctactaatgagattaggttcaattggcttaggaggaagtacaatgataaatatgaaaaatag